Within Halorubrum lacusprofundi ATCC 49239, the genomic segment AATTTCTTGAGTACCGGTTCGGCGCGCACACGACCGCCGACGATCCGACCGCCTACCGCGACCCCGACGCCGTCGATCCGTGGCGCGCGCTCGATCCGCTCGACCGGATGGAGGCGTTCCTCCGGGAAACGGGGCGGATCGACGACGACGGGGTCGCGGCGATCCACGAGGAAGCCGACGAGATCGTCGCCGACGCGATCGACTTCGCCGAGTCAGTCGAGCCCGATCCGGCCGACATGTTCGACCACGCGTACGCCGACCTCCCGCCGGAACTCCGTCGCCAGCGCGACGAGCTGCTCGCGGCCGTCGACGAGCACGGTGAGGGGGCGTTCCAGCGAGAAGAGTAGATCGCCCGACGATCGTTCCGATCGTTTATAAGTACTCACCAGCCGCCTCGGCCGCGCTCCGCCCGCTCTCTACGGCACCCTGGATCGACGACCACTCGGTGTAGTCACCGGCGAGGACGACCGGGCCCTCGGGATCGTCTGGGTCCGGGAGAGCGGCGTGGACGCCCGGCGGCTGGGCGAACTGCGCGAAGCGGATCCGGTGAACGTCGACGGTTTCCAAGCCGTCGAAGTCGCGATCGGGGTACCACGCTTCCAGCGCGTCACGAACGTCGTCACGGAGACCAGCGGCAGGACGGTCCAGCGACGACTCGCCGAGGAACGTTGCCGCGATCAGGGCGCGGTCGTCGGGGGCGTACTCGGGCGCGACCTCCGACATCGGGACCACGGCGTTGGGCGAGTCGTCGGCCGCGTTGAGCAGTATGCGCTTCCCGGTCTCGAACGACTCGCCCGCGGGGAGTGTGTACCAGCCGGTGACGTTTGGGACACCCTCGGTGGGTATCGACTCGACGCCTGTGAGCCGACGGGCCTCGGGCGGCGTGGCCGCGACGACGACCGCATCGGTCTCGCGGGTCGAGCCGTCCGCCAGCTCGACCGTGGCGCCTGTGGCGTCGCCGCTCCCGGTCCGGAACGGGATACGCCCCTGACCTGCGGTCCGGACGGATTCCACGTCCTCGCCCGTCTCGATTGTCACGCCGGCGTCACGGGCGCGGGCCGCGAGCGCCTCGGGGATCGCTCGCATCCCCGCTGCGGGAACGGCGATCGTGCCGCGGCTCATCGCCCGGAACGTGTACTCGAAGACGTGCTTCGAGGTCGAGAGCGTTCGATCGAGGGTGATCCCGCCGTAGAAGGGTTCGACGAAGTTGGTCACGTAGTCGTCGGCGAATCCCCAGTCGTGGAGGTACTCGCGGATCGACGCGTCGCGGCCGGTAAAGAACGCGCCCTCGTCTCGCTTCGCGAGATCGTGCCGGAGCGCGAGCGTCCGGAGCTTATCGGAGAGGGAGACCTCGTCGTTCAGAAGCGAGGCGATTGCGGCGCGGGGATCGCGGAGCGGGTCCGAGAGCACCGACCGCGATCCCGGCCGACAGATCGTCGCGCCGGGCGCGAATTGGCGGATGTCGAGAGCGTCGATATCGAGTTCCGCCACGACTGCCGGATAGCTCGTGAAAAACACCTGAAAGCCCCGATCGAGGGTGAAGCCGTTGACTGTCTCGGTCCGCACGCGGCCGCCGACCTCGGGCCGTCGCTCGTACAGCGTCACGTCCGCACCCGCCTCAGCGAGTCGGGTCGCCGCGACGAGCCCCGCGAGCCCGCCGCCGACGACGGTGGCGTCTCCGTGCATACGAAAGATATCGGGTCGTGGGTTTATAAGCGGCCGCAGGATTTGCCCGGTGTGGATGCACGGGGACGCCGAACCAGGAAAGCGTCAGCGTTTATGGCTCGCCCCGCATTCTCGCGACAATGAGCGTCCCCTGCGTCGCGGTCGAGCGCGAGCGCGGCGAGGCCGTCCGCGAACGGCTCGCCGACGCCGACATCCTTGACGGCGACCACGAGATCGCGGTCGACGGCGACACGATCTACATCCCCGTCGCGGACCCCGAGGCGGTCCCCGCCGACCTCGCGACGGCGATCGTCGAGCGCGACGCCGCCGAGCGGGACCGCCCGCAGACACCAGCCGCGATCCTCGGCTACGAACCCTCGCTGGAGCGGCTCGGCGACATCGTCATCGTCGACGAGGACGACGACGAGCGCGCCCGCGAGATCGCCGACGCGGTGATGGCCTCCGACGTACCCTGCGAGACGGTGCTCAACCGGGCGTCCCCGATCGAAGGCGAACTTCGCGTCCGGCGCTGGGACGTGCTGGCGGGGAACGGCACTGAGACGGTTCACCGCGAGTACGGCCACGAGTTCCTGTTGGACGTGGCCGAGGTGTACTTCTCCCCGCGGCTCGCCACCGAGCGCCACCGCGTGATCGAACAGGTCGACCCCGATGAGGCCGTCATCGACATGTTCGCCGGCGTCGGTCCCTACGCCGTCCCGATGGCCGCCCGCGGCGCCGAGGTGGTCGCGTGCGACCTCAACGAGCGCGCCGTCGAGTACCTCCGCGAGAACGCCGAGCGCAACGGCGTCGCCGACCGCGTGACCGCAATCGCCGGCGACGTGCGGGGAATCGCAGACGCCTACGCCGACACCGCGGATCGGCTCGTTATGAATCTCCCGCACTCCGCCGACGAGTTCCTCGAAACCGCCGTCCGGCTGGCGGGCGACGACTGCGCCATTCACTACTACGACATCCAACACGAGGACGACCCGTTCGGTCCCGGGCGGCGCGCCATCGAGGCCGCCGCGGGCGACGAGTACGACGCGGTCGTCGAGACCGAGCGTGTCGTCAAATCCTACGCCCCGCACGAGTACAACGTCTGTCTGGATGTGCGGCTGATCCGTCGATGACTTCGGTCTACTCGCACCCTACGCCCGCCACTGGTCGCCGGTAGGGTCGGGGTGGCGTAGAGTTGGAGTGACGTCGAGTCGGGCCACACCCCTACGAAATTCGTTTATATTAGGTAACACTTTTATCATGCTCCGGACCCTTCTACCAGCCATGAGTGACGCAGAAGCTCCCGAGGAGCGTATCGATGACACGACCACGTGGCCAGACCTCGCCATCGGTCTCTACGACCGATTGACCGGGCGGAACGCGGAGATCATCTACGAGTTCGAGGACATGACCGTCGACGTTCCGAGCGGGACTGGTGACGACGCCGAGCACGCCCACTGGCGGCTCGACGGGACCATGCGGATCACCACCCGTGAACAGGACTGAGGAGAAAGTCCCACTCTCGATCGGAACCGACAACCTGACGCTGACGGTCGACGGCATCGAACTCGACGTTCACTCGACGGGAGAACGGCTGTTCATCGAGGTCGACAGCGTTCGCGACGCGATTCGTGCTGTACGGACGGTGCCCGACGGGGACGTGAGGGGTTCGGCCGCGTTCTTGACCGCAACCGATCTCACAATTGAGGTCCGTGTACGCGGGCGCACAGTCGTCGTGATCGGTGCCGACGCACGCCCGGGAGTGCTGTCCCACCGGCTTGGCGTCGCGCCCGCCGAGTTCCGGGTCATCGGGGCAGTCGACGCCGTCGCAAGTGGGCTCGCAACGATGAAAGGTGCCGGGAGGCGGCTATTTCGGTGATCGGCGGTGACGCGGTCGGTAATTACGGTCTTCTCGTTCGGAGAAGAGATAACCGAACAGCGTGATTGCCGCCCCACCCGGGAAACGGTACGGGTCGGGGCGGCTACGGCCCGTTACATGACAAGAGTTCACGGCCGCGAGACAGTCGGGCCAGAGGCGATTTCGCGCTTGGCACGTCGGAGACGTAGATCACACGCCAGCCGTGTCTGATCGCTGAGAGGGGTGACTGCCGCGCCGAGTCGCGGTGGGGGTCGCGCTCGGCGAGACGAGCGACGCCCGGTACGGGCTTCGACCGGGCAGACACCGTCGGGGGAGTCGATCCCCGCCATCGCGGCACACGATCGGTGTTGTCACGGGTCAATCGAAGACCAAATACGTATATATGCTTTTTCCTTATATTCTTGTATCTATCTGCTATTTACTATACTGATACGAATGTTATAGCGGATATTCCGAAACAAATTCCAACATACTCCCGTTCACGATCACCGATACGGAACCGGCCGGCGTCGCGCGGTCTTGCGGGGCGTGGCGCCGCGGTTTCGGAACCCTTATTTTTCCGTTCGGGAATGATAAGACACGCGCCGGGGTAGCTCAGCTGGCAGAGCGATTCCTTCGTAAGGAATAGGTCGAGGGTTCAAATCCCTCCTCCGGCTTCAACCAATTCGTTTACAATCCCACGGCTAAACCGGGATTGTGATACTTCTCGCGGTTACGTCGACCCAAAGATAGAGCAGCATACGCTTTATCAGACGCCGTCTCAGCCGGGGGTGTCGGCCTGATGTCCGTCACCATGGCGCCGGTGTGCGGAGCGCTCGGTTGTTCTGACGACGCCGACGTCGTCGTCGACCACCCCAATCACGGTGAGCGTGTTGTCTGTGCCGACCACGCCGACGGTCAGGAGGTGGTCGGCGATGTCTGAGGACGATGTCACTGCGAGAGAGGCACTTGCCGTCGCTCAGCGCGCTCTCGCGAAGGCTGTCGACCTGGAGCGAGACATCTCCGAACTTGAAGACGAGACTGCTGCGTTACGGTCAGAGCTCAACGAAGTCGACCAGCGGCTCTCAGAACAAGAGGCTGCTGCTGCAGAAGACGGAGGAGAGGCCGATGTCTGAAGACGACGTCTCCGCGCGTGACGCCCTCGCGATCGCACAGCGGTCGCTCGCACGCCTCCAGGAGATCGAGAACGAACTGCACGGTGAACTCGAGGAGACGAACGAGACTGTCGACCAGCTCCAAGACGACCTGACTGCGCTCGAGCTTCGTGTCTCCGAGCTCGACGAGAATCGCGATCCAGCCGACCTCTCTGCAGACGAGAAAGTCGGTATGGTTCGCGAGCATGGCTTCCGGAAAGCCACAGAGGGCCACGGCCGCGCGAAGCTCGACTACGACGACATCAAGTGGGAGATCTTCGGCGGCGACATCGGCGACTCGACGTGCTACCGCCTCATCCGGAAAGCGGCCGGGCTTTCAGACGAGAAGACCGGGAGTACCATCGACGGCTTCACCGCTCGTAACCCGGCGGGAGACAACTACCACCTCGCGATCGACGCGCAGGAAGCAAAACGAAGCCGGGTGTTTTCCGCCGGAAAAATCGGTGTGACCGAGGAGGTGCGCTGAACATGGCTCAGTTCGATCGCGGTATCCCACCTCCGTTGTACTCCCCGTAGATCACAGCAACAGCAGTAGTGTACGCAAACATCCGTTAGCCGGAAGGCCGTCGTTTTGGCCGACGTTTGGCCGACGTCGGCGGTCTCGGAGAACGCCTCGATGGCGTTTTTTCCGGCGGAAAACACGACCTCGATGTCAACCACCCACGACCGACGAAAGGAGAACGAGACGCTAACCGAGACGCTGGTCCGCTTCCTTCGGGAGCGGTACCGTGACGCGATCGGCACGCTCGCGCAGCACTACCCGAACGAACAGCGGTCACTCGTCGTCGACTACGACGAGCTGTACGAGTTCGACCGCGAGATCGCCGAGGATATCCTCGCGAAGCCGGACGAGATGCAGGAGTACCTGGAAGAGGCGCTGCGGAACTTCGACCTCCCGGCGGACGTGTCTCTCGATCGGGCTCACGTGCGCGTGGCGAACCTGCCGGACGAGTACACGCACTACCCCGGTCACTTCAGTCCGACCAAGGTCCACAACGACCAGCCGTACATCGGCGTCGAGGGCGAGATCGTCGCGGGGAGCGACGTCCACCCGAAGGTCACCGAGACCGCGTTCGAGTGCAAGCGCTGCGGGACGATGACGTACATCCCGCAGACGGATCGCGGCTACCAGGAGCCCCACGAGTGTCAGGGCTGTGAGCGGCAGGGGCCGTTCCGCGTCAACTTCGACCAGTCCGAGTTCATCGACGCCCAGAAGATCCGCCTCTCGGAGCCGCCGGAGGTCGCCGGTGGCGAGGGCCAGTCGATCGACATCTTCGTCGAGGATGACCTCGCCGGCGAGGTGACCACGGGCGACCGCGTCACCATCACCGGGCGGCTTCACCTCGAACAGCGGACGAAGGGCAACGAGAAGAAGTCGACGTTCGAGCCGTACCTGAACGGCCACGCCATCGAGGTTCAGGAGTCGGACCAGACGACGGTCGAGGTCTCGCACGACGAGCGGAAGGAGATCGATGGGATCGTCGACGGTGAGCTGGGCGAGCCGCTCGTCGTCGCTGCCGAGTCGATCGCGCCGGGCGTGTTCGGCGAACAGTACGACCACATGAAGCGGGCGATCGTCCTGGCCGTGGTCGGCGGCGATTGGGTCGAGGGGAAGGACGGCAGCGTCGAGCGCGGCTCCATCAGCATGCTCCTCGTGGGCGACCCGTCGACGGGGAAGTCCGCGCTGATCAACCAGGCCGAGTCCAACGCCCCGCGGTCCGTCGGTGTCTCGGGGAAGGGCGCTCGCGAAGCCGGCATCACTGCCTCGGCCGTTCGCGACGACTTCTCCGACGGCGAGTGGACGCTCAAAGCGGGCGCGTTCGTGAAGGCGAACGGCGGGATCGTCCGGATCGATGAGCTCGACGACATGCCGCCGGACGTGCGGGCGGCGATGCTGGAGCCGATGGCCAACGGGAAGATCAACGTCTCGAAGGCCGGGATCAACGCGACGCTGCAGACGCGCGTCGGCGTCATCGCTGCGGCGAACCCGAAGTACGGCCGGTTCGACCCCTACGAGCCCGTCGTCGAGCAGGTCGAGCTCGGGTCGACGCTCATCTCGCGATTCGACCTCGGGTTCACCGTCACCGAGACCGACGAGGTCAACACCGTCAAACAAGTCGCTCGGGACATCGTCGGCCGTCGCGAACACAAGAAGCGCCTCGACGTCGCCCCGGAGACGATCGAGCCCGGTGAGACCGACAAGTACGATCCGCCGGTCCGGAGTGAGCTCCTCCGAAAGTGGCTGGCGCTCGCCGGCGACCAGCCGTCGCCCGTCATCGCGAGCGAAGAGCTCGAACAGCGGATCGCCGACGAGTTCTCCGACTTCAAGACGAAGCACATGGGAGAGGACGCGCCCGTCCCCGCGACGTGGCGCGACCTGGAGGCGCAGCTGCGGCTCGCCGAGGCGGCTGCGAAGCTGGAGTTCTCGGAGACGATCGAAGAGCGGCACTTCAAAACGGCACTCTCGCTGACGATGCGCTCGATGCGGGACTTCGGGATGAACGAGGACGGTGAGTTCGACGCCGACGTCCGCGAGTCCGGCACGTCGAAGACGCAGCGTGACCGCATCACAGTGCTCGAGGACATCGTTGAACAGCAGTGCTCTGAGGGGAACAGCAACGGTGCCGCTGTCGAAGACGTTCTTGACGAGGCCGAGGCCGAGGGCGTCGACCGGAAGCGCGCGGAGAAGGCGCTCCGGAAGATCAAGGAAGAGATCGGGTCGCTGTACGAGCCGATGGATGGCACGCTCAAGTGGCTCGGGAGGGCGTAATCATGCCTGCCACGAGCCAACACAACGAGCAGGCGGGGGCGCTCCCGAACCCGTCGCCGGAGAACACTACCGAACACGGCGAGAACCCGGCGCGATTCCTCGTCGAGGAGCTCACCGTCGACGACGGTGACGGCACGACGGGCGAGCTGATGCTTGCACGCATCCGCGGGCTGGAGACGATCGCGCTGTGTCGGTTCTGGCTCGGCGTCGAGCGCTACCTCGCTGCGCATGCGGATCGCGACCCACGCGATCGCGTCGTCGACGCCCTCGAGGAACGCGAGGAAACCCTCCGGAAGCGAGGTGAGGGGATAGCTCAGGCCGGGCTCTCTGCAGCGGAGCGTCGCGAGCGTGCCACCGAGCTCGACAGCGAGTCCGTAGCGGTGCTCGTCGACGAGGACGGTGAAGAGGTCTCGTGGAGTCGACAGCGCGGAGCGGTCATGGGGGCAAGCCGATGAGCGACACGCTCCACGTCGACGACGCGGGGCTGTGGCTGCCGGAGGAGTACGGAAACCACGATCAGGGTGTCGTGATCCGCACGCCGAGGGCGACGATCGACCACAAGCCGGGCGGCGCGATCGGGCCGCAGCACGGGATGATCCGCCCGAGAGACTTCGGCGACGAGGAGGAGTTTCACGAGTCGCGGAACCCGGAGTTAGCACCTGACAGGGTCAAGCTGAAGCGATACGGAGAGGATCCCGAGACGTTCCGCGTCGAGGTGGACCGATGAACGACGCCGACCGCGCCAGCGACGATCAACGCGACGGAGTAATTGCGCAGGTCGACTCGAAGGGAGTCTGTGAAAACTGCGGTCATCATGCCTATGTCGTCTCCCACGGCCACGAATCCCTCGACGGTGGTTCGGTCAGCAGGGGCGACGATGAAGTCCGCTGCGAGCTAACGTCTTACGGAGGTGAGGTCCGTGCCGAGTGACTCCGACGACGGAGAGATTGATCGCGAGTACGTCGACGTCCGCGAGTTGATGGGGTATCGGCGCGTCCCGTGCAAGGTCGAGGGCTGCGACGACTTTATTCGCGCGTCGCCACGGTTCGATCCGGACGAGTGGTACTGCCGGACTCACCTACCGGAGCGTCTCGACAAGAGCCACCTTTCCGAAAGTCCCGAGGTCAGGATATGAGCGAGACCGCCGACGTCGCCGATCTCCCTCGACCGACGCGTGAACACCTCGCCGAGCTCCCACCGACGGCCACAGTCGTGTACCTCCACCTCCGCAACGAGGGGAATCCCCGAACACTCAGACAGATCGCCTACGAGACGGTTCGCCCGCAGCGTTCGATCCGTCGCGCACTTCGCCAACTTCACGAGGAGGGGATGGTCTCGTGCTCGCCGCGACACACGGATCCGCCACAGTCGGAATGGCAGGTCAACGAGTGAGCGACAAAATGGCGCTCGGGGGTCGACTTAAGCCTAGGGGCAAGCAACAGATGGTCGACGACGGCACCGCCACATGGTCCCGAGCCTGAGAGGGCGATGACAGGGTCAGTCCGACAGCACTGCGCTTCTCCTGCCTGTTCCCGCATGTCTACCACTACCCAACAGTCACTCGATGAGTTCGCGCCTCGTCGCGACGTCGTTCCAGCCCGCGTGTTCGAGCGCTATCTCTGGACGAACCCCGAGGTGTGCAGCGAGTGCTTCGCCCGGATCCGTACCGAACACGAGTTCACACGCGATCAGTGGGGGAACACCGTCACCGAGCTCGACCGGGCAGACTCGGGCGTTCAGGGGTACGACAACGTCAACGGCGGTGGCGTGTACCTCCCGCGGACGTTCTGCGAGGAGTGTGGTGGCCGGGGTCGCGCCGATCCGGACACGGACTCGAAGGTCCAAGCGACGCGCCGAGCCAGTCGGATCGCCGACCGCCTCGAGGAGCAGGACATCCCCGTCGACTCCCGAGCACTCCGCCGGGCCGTTCGGAAGCTGAAGGCGAAGCCCGAACTGGAGGCACTCGACCGGGAGATCTACGAGCGCGCCACCAAACTCGCTGTCCGGAGGGCACAGCGATGAGCCTCTCGCAGTACGGGCGCGTCGAGTTCCCGTTCGGCGACCGGCGCCTCGTCGGCGATGCAGTCGACTTCGAGCCCGCCGGCGACGTCTCCGGGCCCGACGGCCTCCTGGTCGTCGACGTCGACGGGCTCACGTACCGCGTCGAGGAGTCGAAGGTCGAGCGGTTGGATCGATAGCGCAACGGGAGCGCACCGCCCTGAAGAGGCGGAGGTCCCGGTTCGAGTCCGGGTCGATCCATGTCCCGTGGGGCGTGCCTTCTCCGGAAGGCCAGGTCACCCTGCGGGGATGTTGAGCCGAATGAGCGGCCGGCAGCCATAACCGGCGTTCGGTACCTCAACGTGTTGTCTACGTCGCGTATCATGCTTCTTCGGACCGTCTCGACACGACGTTCCAAACCCAACCAAGACCGGCCGCCTTGCGACGCCTGTGGCCAGGTGACGGACGCCCCTATTGGGAGTGGCGAAACCAAAGCCCTCTACGGAGCTCCCCCGTCCCGGGTTCGATCCCCGGCGTCGCCGTTCGAGTCGTATCGCACGCTAATCCCTCCGTTTCCTCTCCAGATGCCCAGCCCGACCCATCGTTCGACGACCGGCCAGTGCCCGGAGTGTGGCGCCAGCCACGCCTCGGCGAGACCGTGTGACTGCCAGCCCTACGCTGATGTCACATGATGTCCGTCCAACGCCCTCGGCCGTGGTACTGCCGGGACGACCTCGTCGACGAGTACAAGAGCACGCTCAGAGAGGATGGTGAGTCACTGCCGATGCTGAGGGCGCTGAAGATCCTCCGCGCGATCATCGTCAACCTCGGCGTGATCGCCATCGGCCTCTACGCGATCTCCCGCGGCGGGGATCCAACGTTCCTGGGTGGCTTCGGACTCACAATCCTCGGCGCCTACAACGGCGTCGAGCTGCTCGACTACGCCGCGCTTCTCCAAGCGTACAGCGAGGTCCAGACAGACGCTGACGGCGAGGACTGATGGCGACGTGCGAGGAGTGTGGCGACCCGGTCGAGGCGAAGAACGCGTCTGGCCACTTCCGCGACAAGTGCATGGACTGCATCCAGGACGTCGCCGACGAGGTCCCGAGCCACCGCGAGACGTGCGACGACCCTGACTGCCTGATCTGTTCGACACCCTGATGATCGCCTCAGTGCGCGGGCCGTGTCGCGCTGGGGAGCATCGAACCGCAACCTCAGAACCTCAACTGATGCCTTACACAGAGATCGTCATGATCGGACCGAACGACAAGTACCGCGAGGTCATCTGCGCCGAGCTCCCGGACGACGAGCCTGCCCCGGAAACCGAAGCGGAGTACCAGGATCGCGAACACTCCGAGGCTGCCGAGAACTACCAGGAGCTCATCGCCGAGGCGCCGACGCCCGACGATATCGACATGGACCTCGAAGAGATGGAGACGCTGTCGTGGGACATACTCTCCGTCGCGAGTGATCCTGACCTCGCCGCAAAGGTTGCGACGTACTTCGACGGCGTCGACGCTGACGAGCCGACCGAGCTCATCCGAGCGAAGCTCCGGCTCCTCGACGTCGACATCTACGTCGACGCACAGGTTGCTGCTCGCGAGGAGCTGCGCGGATGACGACCTCGACGACCCCACGGCGGTTCGAACTCGTCCGTGAGGAGGATGTCTCCGAGACCTCCGGGACTGGTGTCGTTGCCGTCGGCGTCGAGTACCCTGATGGCGCCGTTCACATGCAGTGGTGCAACGCGGAGAACGACGGCCTCGAGACAGACTCGAACGGCTGTGCGTTCAAGCCTGCTCCCGACGGACTCGCGGCGACCGAAGAGATCCACGGCCACGGTGGTCGAACTTCCGTGCGGTTCCTCGATGAGGTCGACGATCGCGAACGACCAGATATCGAGGCCCAAGTTGCGTTCCATGGTGACTTCGACGAGGATTCCAGCTCTCTATGACCGACGTCCTCGTCGAACCGGACGACACCGCAGCCCGACTTCGCGAGTACGTTCGGGAAAACCCGGGCGTCCGCAAGGACGAGTACGACTACGACGACGTCGATCCCGTTGAAGGCGCGTGCTACCTCCTCGCGGAGGCGTACTTCCACGCCACTGGCGATCGCGAGACCTACGACGTCTACCGCCTCGACTGGAGCGACGTCGACCCAGCCTACGAGGGCGCGCACTGGTTCCTCCGTAAGGACGACTCCGTCATCGACCTCTCACTCCCGACGCCCGACGACGGCGCCGATGTTCCGTGGGACCAAGCCCGACACCGAGCCTTCATCACCGGGTACACACCCTCAAACCGAACCGAGCGGGCGCTCGAGACGCTGGACCTCGCGTTCTGAAACAACAACGCCGATGCGGAATAACACGCGAGCGCACCTCACTGGGCCGATATCGACCTGTCTGTAAAACAAACTCAAACTCAACCTCATGGCGCACAGAGAAAACTTCCACGAAAACGCCCACCCCGAAGCCACCGCGATCACCGGTGAGCGGGACTACGGCGAGTGGGGACAGTGCATCGTCGATCCGGCGAGCTCGACCGGCGAGCGCTGTACCCAGCCGGCGAAGGGGAGTCACGGGAAGTGCCACTCCCACGGTGGCTCTGAAGGCTCTGGTGCGCCGGATGGGAACACCAACGCCGAGGGCAACAGCGGCGGGGCAGCTCCCGAGGAGAACGACAACGCCGTGGGCAACGACGGCGGGGCAGCTCCCGACGACAACACGAACGCGGTCACTCACGCGTTGTACGTCGAGAGCAACCGCTTCTACTCGGAGGTCATCGACGACGCGCTCCGTGAGCTCTGCGACGACATCTACCGGAGCTATGTCGAGAAGTTCCGCGAGATCAACGCCGAGCCGATCGTCGGCGAGAAGGCGCGGCTCTCGGAGATCGCGGTCAACCACATCAAGATCATCCACGCGGACAACTGGGCGGTCGACCGTCCCGACGATCTCCACTCCGGGAACGCGCTCGTCGATCGGGAGACGCGGGTGAAGGCCTCCCAGAGTGAGTTCCGAGAGGAAGTCCGCTACAAGGAGTCGGTCGTCGTGAAGACGCAACAGCGCCTCCGGAAGGAGGATCGGAAGTGGCTGAAGGAGATGGGACTGCTCGGCGCCGACG encodes:
- a CDS encoding MarR family transcriptional regulator, which codes for MSETADVADLPRPTREHLAELPPTATVVYLHLRNEGNPRTLRQIAYETVRPQRSIRRALRQLHEEGMVSCSPRHTDPPQSEWQVNE
- a CDS encoding NAD(P)/FAD-dependent oxidoreductase: MHGDATVVGGGLAGLVAATRLAEAGADVTLYERRPEVGGRVRTETVNGFTLDRGFQVFFTSYPAVVAELDIDALDIRQFAPGATICRPGSRSVLSDPLRDPRAAIASLLNDEVSLSDKLRTLALRHDLAKRDEGAFFTGRDASIREYLHDWGFADDYVTNFVEPFYGGITLDRTLSTSKHVFEYTFRAMSRGTIAVPAAGMRAIPEALAARARDAGVTIETGEDVESVRTAGQGRIPFRTGSGDATGATVELADGSTRETDAVVVAATPPEARRLTGVESIPTEGVPNVTGWYTLPAGESFETGKRILLNAADDSPNAVVPMSEVAPEYAPDDRALIAATFLGESSLDRPAAGLRDDVRDALEAWYPDRDFDGLETVDVHRIRFAQFAQPPGVHAALPDPDDPEGPVVLAGDYTEWSSIQGAVESGRSAAEAAGEYL
- a CDS encoding class I SAM-dependent methyltransferase; the encoded protein is MSVPCVAVERERGEAVRERLADADILDGDHEIAVDGDTIYIPVADPEAVPADLATAIVERDAAERDRPQTPAAILGYEPSLERLGDIVIVDEDDDERAREIADAVMASDVPCETVLNRASPIEGELRVRRWDVLAGNGTETVHREYGHEFLLDVAEVYFSPRLATERHRVIEQVDPDEAVIDMFAGVGPYAVPMAARGAEVVACDLNERAVEYLRENAERNGVADRVTAIAGDVRGIADAYADTADRLVMNLPHSADEFLETAVRLAGDDCAIHYYDIQHEDDPFGPGRRAIEAAAGDEYDAVVETERVVKSYAPHEYNVCLDVRLIRR
- a CDS encoding minichromosome maintenance protein MCM, whose protein sequence is MSTTHDRRKENETLTETLVRFLRERYRDAIGTLAQHYPNEQRSLVVDYDELYEFDREIAEDILAKPDEMQEYLEEALRNFDLPADVSLDRAHVRVANLPDEYTHYPGHFSPTKVHNDQPYIGVEGEIVAGSDVHPKVTETAFECKRCGTMTYIPQTDRGYQEPHECQGCERQGPFRVNFDQSEFIDAQKIRLSEPPEVAGGEGQSIDIFVEDDLAGEVTTGDRVTITGRLHLEQRTKGNEKKSTFEPYLNGHAIEVQESDQTTVEVSHDERKEIDGIVDGELGEPLVVAAESIAPGVFGEQYDHMKRAIVLAVVGGDWVEGKDGSVERGSISMLLVGDPSTGKSALINQAESNAPRSVGVSGKGAREAGITASAVRDDFSDGEWTLKAGAFVKANGGIVRIDELDDMPPDVRAAMLEPMANGKINVSKAGINATLQTRVGVIAAANPKYGRFDPYEPVVEQVELGSTLISRFDLGFTVTETDEVNTVKQVARDIVGRREHKKRLDVAPETIEPGETDKYDPPVRSELLRKWLALAGDQPSPVIASEELEQRIADEFSDFKTKHMGEDAPVPATWRDLEAQLRLAEAAAKLEFSETIEERHFKTALSLTMRSMRDFGMNEDGEFDADVRESGTSKTQRDRITVLEDIVEQQCSEGNSNGAAVEDVLDEAEAEGVDRKRAEKALRKIKEEIGSLYEPMDGTLKWLGRA